The Candidatus Zixiibacteriota bacterium genome contains the following window.
CGGGCGCGTCTACCGCAAGGGGCGATTGCTGGACGTTCGGGACAAATACATCCTTGGTCCCAAGCACGACATCACCGTTCTGACCGGGGCGCAGCCGATGCCGGAGAATGTCGAGACATCGGTGGAGGAAGAGGTGACGCCATGACCCTGAAAATACATCCTGACTATGACATCAACGAAGTCATTTCCTCAATAGTGCAGAAATACGGCGCGAAACCATCAGCCCTCATCATGATTCTGCTGGATGTCCAGAAGAACTACAATTACCTCCCCAAGGATGCGCTCGAGGCGGTGGCCAAGAAAATGCGACTGCCGCTGGCGCAGATCTACGGTGTCGCCACGTTTTACCGCACATTCAGTCTCGAGCCCAAGAGGAAACACCATATCTGCGTTTGCACCGGCACCGCTTGCCATGTGCGTCAGGCAACGGTGATAGTCGACAAATTCGAGCGGGAGCTTGGAATTCCGTCCGGCAGCACGACGGGTGACCTTGAATTCAGCCTGGAGCGGGTCAATTGCCTCGGTGCCTGTGCGCTGGGGCCGCTCGTGACAGTCAATGACGACTATCATGGCCATATGAACGTCACCAAAGTGGATAAACTGCTGACGGAACTACGGCACAAGGCAAAGGGCCGCAAGACCGAAACGTCGGCAGTAGAGGAGGTCGCATGATTGCCGAAAGACTCCAGTCGGTGCAGGACCTCGAGAGGCTCCGCGAAAAGCTGACTTCCGAGTTCAATCCACTCAAATCGGTGATCACGATCTGTGCCGGAACCGGCTGTCGCGCCTGTGGATGCTTGCCGGTGGCGGAGGCATTTCGCCGCGAGATAGAACATGAACGTCTTGAAAACGAAGTCGAGCTTAAGACCACCGGGTGCCACGGTTTCTGTGAACGTGGGCCACTCGCAGTTATCGAACCACAGGGAATTTTCTATCAGCGGCTCAAGCCGGCCGATGTCAAATTGGTCATGGATCAGACCATCA
Protein-coding sequences here:
- a CDS encoding NAD(P)H-dependent oxidoreductase subunit E, encoding MTLKIHPDYDINEVISSIVQKYGAKPSALIMILLDVQKNYNYLPKDALEAVAKKMRLPLAQIYGVATFYRTFSLEPKRKHHICVCTGTACHVRQATVIVDKFERELGIPSGSTTGDLEFSLERVNCLGACALGPLVTVNDDYHGHMNVTKVDKLLTELRHKAKGRKTETSAVEEVA